TGATGAGGGTGCCCGTGGATCCAGGTTAGAAGTGTTACGTGCAGGGCCTGTGAGGTTGTCCGGGCCTGCCTTGAACAGGGCCCTGACGCGGGTCGAGCAAGTCAGTGCCCTGGGGATTGGCGCGGTGGAGACTTCAGGAATGCCGGCATCCCGGTTACGGGCGCTGACACGGTATGGGGTGGAAGCAAAGGCGCAGTCGCTGCGCCGACTGGCGGAACCGCGCCGCACGGCCACGTTGGTTGCGACAGTGGAAGCGTTGTCAGTGGCGGCGGTCGATGATGCGTTGGACTTATTCGATGCACTGATGGCGTCGAAGGTATTGGGCCCCTCGAAGAGGGCGGCGGTAGCGGCACGGTTGGAGACACCGCCGGAACTGGAGAAGGCCTCGGCTGTTCTTGCCCGTGTCGGCCGTGAATTGGTTTCTCTGCTGGAGGAAGCGGGCGAGCAAGTGGATGTAGCGAGGGTATGGGCCCGGCTGGAGAAGGTCGCCGCAAGGGATCAGATCACGCAGTACGCCGACACGGTCGGTGCTCTGATCCCGGACGCCTCGGGACTGGAGGGCGCGATGCGTGTGCAGGTGGTCCGCCGATACCGGACGGTTGCCCCGTTTCTGGGGTTGTTGGCTACCGTGTTGCCGCTGCGGGCAACGGTTATAGGACAGCCTGTGCTTGATGCTCTGTCTGGATTGGAAGCCCTGCGTGGTCGCCGTCAGCTTCACAAGGACGACGTTACCGAGGCCTTGGTGCCGGCTGCCTGGCGCGCGGCGGTGTTCGGTCGCGAGGGGGTAGAAGTTGACCGCGAAGCATGGGTTCTGTGCGTGTTGGAGCAGCTACGCGTTTGCCTGCGCCGTCGGGACGTGTTCGCCACACCATCGACCCGGTGGGGCGACCCACGCGCCCAGCTGCTCGACGGTGAGCAGTGGGAACAGGTACGCGATCGGGCGCTGACCAGCTTGGGTCTGGAAGGGCCAGCTGCTGAACACCTGAACGATCGTGTTGAGGTACTGGATTCGGCATGGAGGCGCTTGACGGCAAGCCTGGAGGAAGCGGGCCCGAACGGTTCAGTACGGGTGGAACCCTCAAGTACGGACGGGCGCACACGTTTGAAGGTTGACCGTCTGGATGCCTTGGAGATCCCGGACTCACTGCGGGAACTCCGTGGCCAGGTCGCCTCGATGCTGCCACGGGTGGATCTTCCCGAGCTGCTGCTGGAGGTTCATTCCTGGACCGGGTTCCTCGACGCCTACACCCACATCGGGCAGTCCAAGGCCCGCATGGATGATCTGCCGCGTTCGGTTGCGGCGTTGCTGGTCGCAGAGGCCTGCAACGTTGGCTTGACACCCGTGGTTGCCGAGGGGCACCCGTCTCTGACGCGCGCCCGGCTCGGACACGTAGACGCCAACTACCTGCGCAGCGAGACCCACGCGGCCGCGAATGCGGTCCTGATCAAGGCCCAAGGCGAGATCCCTGTCGCCCAGGCGTGGGGCGGTGGCCTGTTGGCCTCCATCGATGGTCTGCGGTTCGTGGTCCCGGTACGCACGATCAACGCTGCCCCGAACCCGAAGTATTTCGGCCAAGGACGCGGGCTAACGTGGTTCAACGCGGTCAACGATCAGGTGGCCGGCATCGGAGCCACTGTCGTGCCCGGCACCGTGCGTGATTCGCTCTACGTGCTGGACACGATACTGAACCTCGACGGCGGTCTCCGACCGGAAACGATCACCTCGGACACGGCTTCCTACTCCGATATGGTTTTCGGGATCTTCGCCCTTCTGGGCTACCGGTTCTCGCCACGGATCGCCAATCTCTCCGACCAGCGTCTCTGGCGCGCAACCCCGCGTGGCACCGAGGACGCTGATTACGGGTCACTGAACGATGTCGCCCGGAACCGGGTCAACTTAGCCAGGATCCTCGCACACTGGGATGACATGACCCGCGTCGCTGCGTCTCTGGCGACAGGGACGGTGCGCGCCTACGACTTGTTACGCATGCTCTCGCGTGATGGCAGCCCGTCCCCACTGGGTGCTGCGATCACCGAATATGGGCGCATGGACAAGACCATCCACCTGCTCGCCCTCATCGACCCACTCGAGGAAACTTACCGGCGAACGACCCATACGCAGCAGACCGTTCAGGAATCACGCCACCGCCTGGCACGGGCGATCTTCCACGGGCGGCGCGGGCAGATCTACCAGCGCTACCGTGAAGGCCAGGAAGACCAGCTCGGTGCACTCGGCCTGGTCCTGAACGCCATCGTGCTCTGGAACACCCGCGATACCGATGCCTCCATCAATACACTGCGCGAGGCCGGCAACCTCGTGGACGACGCCGATATCGCCCGGCTATCCCCGCTCGGCGATCAACACATCAACATGCTCGGCCGCTACGCCTTCACCACCACCACACCAAGCGGGCTCCGCCCCCTGCGTATCTCTCCTGATAGTGCTGACTGAACCATAGGTAGCGGGGTCTGATACTGGAATGGACCAACGCTGCTCTGAACGTAACCAGTCCCGCAAGGGGGGCCAACCCTCTGCGGGAAAGTGTTACTGCTTCACTAGGGCTGCGATTTGGCGTCACTCGCGAGCTTTGATTTGGCGATTCGCTGACGGCTTTTGGTGGGAGTTCGATGGAGGGGCGCCCTCACGACCAGCGGGGCTTGGGGGTGCGAGGTTGTGTTCGTTACAGTGCTCTATTCCGTGGGAGGGCAATGGCCCCCACGAGTGCGGCGACGAAGAGCCCGCTGGCGACGATGAACGCCGCCTGGTAGCCCCCGATCAGGTCTGTAGGATCCATCTTAGAACCGTGGATCGCCGTGGTGTAGATCGTGTTGAGCAGAGCGACACCTAGTGCGCCGCCAAGTTGTTGGGCTGTGTTGAGGATGGCGCTGGCGATTCCCGTGTCCTCGGCCGCGATCCCGTTGAGGGCCGCGGTGTTCATCGGCACGAACACGAGGCCGAGACCGACGCCCATGAGAACCTCTGGAACGAGGGTGCCGCCTCCCCAGCCAAGAGATCCGTCGATGGTTGTTAGTAACAGAAGGCCAGCGGTCGAGAGCACCATGCCGCTGATGATCAGCGGGCGTGGGCCAGTGCGCGGCAGCAGTCTAGACGCGATTTGTGCGACGATGATGAGGCTGACCGAGAATGGCAGAATCGATAGTCCGGCTTGGAAAGGCGTATAGCCGAGGTTGAGTTGCAGGTAGTAGGTCAGGAAGAAGAACATGCCGAACATGCCTGCACCGATCAGGAAAGCGATCAGGAACGCGATGCCTCTGGTGCGGTCCCCCATAATACGCAGGGGGAGCATTGGCGCTGCGCTTTTGGTCTGCCACCAGAGGAAGAGCGCCAGGAGCGTGACGGAACCGATAAGCAGTATCATCGTGCTCGGAGCCGTCCAGCCGCCGTTTGAATCCGCGGCCAGCGTGAATCCGGCGACGAGTCCGACCGAACCTGCCGTGGCGAGCACGGCACCGAGGGCATCGAACCGGCGGTTCTTAGCGTGCACACGACTTTCTTGAATAGCGGGCAGAGCGGCTATCGCCGTGAAAGCCGCGATGGGCACATTGACGTACAGGCACCAGCGCCAATCGAAGTATTCCGTGAGAAACCCGCCCAGGAGCAGGCCGATCGCTCCTCCGGTTCCTTGAACAGAGGCATACACGCCGAAAGCTTTTGCCCGTTCGCGCCCGTCAGTAAAGGTAACGGCGAGCAGTGCAAGTCCTGCCGGGGCGAGAAAGGCAGCGAACACGCCCTGGAGCGCACGCGATGTGAAGAGAACCTCGCCACTCCACACGGCCCCGCCCAGGGCTGAGGCAAGTGCGAAACCGATGAGTCCAATGATCATGACGCGCTTGCGCCCGAAGGTATCGGCGATGCGGCCACCGAGCAGCAGCAGTCCGCCGAAGGTAAGGGCATAGGCCGTGAGGGCCCAGTGACGATTCGCGTCGGTGATGCCAAGAGCGTTTTGTGCCTGAGGTAAGGCAATGTTCATGATCGAGGCGTCGAGAACGACCATGAGGGTAGCGAGTGAGATCACCCC
This region of Arthrobacter alpinus genomic DNA includes:
- a CDS encoding MFS transporter translates to MNPTPLTAITTRIDRPDPRRWIALGVISLATLMVVLDASIMNIALPQAQNALGITDANRHWALTAYALTFGGLLLLGGRIADTFGRKRVMIIGLIGFALASALGGAVWSGEVLFTSRALQGVFAAFLAPAGLALLAVTFTDGRERAKAFGVYASVQGTGGAIGLLLGGFLTEYFDWRWCLYVNVPIAAFTAIAALPAIQESRVHAKNRRFDALGAVLATAGSVGLVAGFTLAADSNGGWTAPSTMILLIGSVTLLALFLWWQTKSAAPMLPLRIMGDRTRGIAFLIAFLIGAGMFGMFFFLTYYLQLNLGYTPFQAGLSILPFSVSLIIVAQIASRLLPRTGPRPLIISGMVLSTAGLLLLTTIDGSLGWGGGTLVPEVLMGVGLGLVFVPMNTAALNGIAAEDTGIASAILNTAQQLGGALGVALLNTIYTTAIHGSKMDPTDLIGGYQAAFIVASGLFVAALVGAIALPRNRAL